TAATAGCATAAATGCAGATATTAAAAAAAATGTAAAAGTTATTCCTTATTGCTACAATATGAAGGATGTTTATGCAGCAGCTGATTTAATTATTTGTCGTGCCGGTGCTATTACACTGGCAGAATTAACAGCAACAGGGACTCCCTCGATACTAATTCCATCTCCTAATGTGACACATAATCATCAGGAATATAACGCAAAAGTACTTGTAAGCAATAAAGCTGCGGAAATGATAATTGAGAGGGACTTAACAGGAAAATTATTATTTGAAAAGGTTAATAATTTATTAAAAAATCCAATCATGTTAGAAAGGATGAAAAGCAATGCAAAAAAAATGGCAAAAATCGATGCCGTAAAAATAATATACGGATATATCAAGAAGCTTGTATAGTCCCAAGGTAACCTCCCGATTGCATCATGCATAATATAAAGTGTACATCAGATTAACAGATTGCAGGGGGTGATATAATGGGGCGAAGTTTAAAATAGTTGGAGAGAATAAATTAAAAGGTGAGTTAAGAATAAAAGGTGCTAAAAATTCTGTATTGCCGATACTTGCAGCGACTTTGTTAAATAAGGGCATTAGTATTTTACATGATTGTCCTGCATTAAAAGATGTATATTCTATGATAGAGATATTAAAACATCTTGGATGTACCGTAAAATTTATCGGAAGTGATATAATAGTAGATTCCAGCGGTATAATTGATAATCACATCCCTGACGAATTAATGCGAACTATGAGGTCCTCTATATTTTTGATGGGAGCGCTTGTATCCAGAAATAATACTGCTGTAATTAGTTTTCCCGGTGGTTGTGATATTGGGCATAGGCCTATCGATTTACATCTTAAAAGTTTAAGAAAACTTTCCATAATGATAAAAGAATCTTATGGTTATATAAATTGCGAAAGCAAAAGAATAAAAGGCTGTGATATACATCTTGATATACCAAGTGTTGGAGCGACAGAAAATATTATGCTTGCATCTGTAATGGCAGATGGAATTACAACAATAGGCAATGCGGCGAAAGAACCTGAAATAGAAGACCTTCAAAAATTTTTAAACAGCATGGGGGCAAAGGTTAGCGGCGCCGGTTCAAATACAATAGTCATAGAGGGTGTTAAAAGCCTCCACGATGTAGAATATAAGATAATACCAGACAGAATTGTGGCAGGGACTTATCTTATAGCTGCTGCAATGACATCAAGTGAAATTGTTCTTACAAATGTAATAAAAAATCATTTAGAATCTTTAATATCAAAATTAAATGAAAGCGGATTTGCAATTAAAACTGGGAATGATTATATAAAACTATTTTCGAATAAAAGACCAAAAGCGATTGATATGATTATAACACTTCCATATCCCGGTTTTCCAACTGATTTACAAGCACAGATGACTTCTTTGTTGTCAATTGCGGAGGGGACATCTATAGTGACAGAAACTATTTTTGATAACAGATTTAAATATACAGAGGAATTGGTTAGAATGGGTGCGGATATAAAAGTAGATGGGCGTATAGCAGTAATAAAAGGAGTGAAAAATCTAACCGGCACTTCTGTTGTTGCAAGAGACTTACGAGGGGGAGCGGCTCTGGTGATAGCGGGGCTCGGGGCATCAGGCATAACAATTGTTGAAGATATAGAACATATAAATAGAGGTTATGAAAATTTTGATGAAAATCTAAGGAGTATTGGCGCAAACATTGAAAAAATGATGTAAAACGGCATTTGCTGTTTTACATATAAATCAAAAATGTACAAGCATGGGGTGCTTAAAGATGGAAAATAATACACAGGCAAGAAAAAAAAGATTCATAATAATATTGTCAATAATTATAATATTGTTTCTGATATATTTTATTATGTTTCAATCACCTATATTTAAATTAAAGAATATTGAAGTAGACGGAAATAAAAATTTGTCCTATAATGATATCATAAGCTTGACAGGGATTTATAAAGGTATGTATATTTTTAAAATAAATTCATTTGAAATAAAAAAGAGGCTATTATTAAATTCTTTTATTAAGGATGCCGATATAGAAATAAAGTATCCATCATCAATTATAATTAAAGTGGAGGAACGAAAACTTGTAGCACAGATACCATATAACACAAATTATATTTATATTGATGATGAGGGTGTAGCGGTTAAAGAGAACGAATATGACAGTAAATTGCCGATAATTAATGGGATTAAAATAAAAAAATATGAAATTGGCAAGAAAATAGATGGCATTTTTGACAATAATGATATGGCAAAACTTTTAAAAATTATATATAATAAAGATATATATAAAAACATAACCGTAATAGATAAAAACAACTTAATGATAAAAACAAAAACAGGGATTAATATAGCTTTTAATAATGTTAATGACGTTGCATATTCAATTAAATTTTCTGAACTTATTTTAAATGACTTAGAGAAAAAAGGATATGATAAAGGTACTATTCAAATCAGCAAAAACAATAACCCAGTTTTTTTGCCATAAGAAATGGAGGAATCAATTTGAAAAAAAATGTGTATATATCAATTGCTTTTGTGTGTATTGTACTGGGTATAATGTTATCTATAGAGTTTAAAACGATAAAAAACGGTGGGACAGTTGCATTACAAAGAGCAGAAGATTTAACAAATAAGTTAAAAGAGGTTCAATCAGAAAGGGATGTATTAAAGAAACAATTAGCTGACCTTGAAAATAAGATTAATACTTATGAAGAATCGGCATCAAAGACAAGCGCTATAACAAAATCATTAAAAGATGACCTTATTAAATATAAGGAATTAGCTGGATTAATAGATGTACAGGGACCAGGTGTTATCGTTACTATAAATGATAGTCAAAAGGCGGTGCAGCCAGGCGGTAATGCAAATCCATTTCTTGTTCATGACGAAGATTTATTAAAAGTAGTAAACGAGTTGCGCTCAGCAGGCGCTGAGGCTATCTCTTTGAATGATGAAAGGCTTATTTCAACTTCTGAAATTAGATGTGTTGGACCGACTGTTAATGTAAATTCATCCAGATTTGCTGCTCCTTATGTAATAAGAGCGATTGGCAGTCCCGAGACATTAGAGGCAGCCTTGAAGTTAAAAGGAGGAGTTGTTGATACACTATCGAATTGGGGAATTGAGGTAAATATAAAAAAATCCAATAATATTTTAGTAAAAAAATTCAATGGGGTTATTTCATTCAAATATGCCAAACCAATATATGAAGGAGAGAATAAATGATGATCTTAATTATTTTATTAAGCCTTGTATTGGGACTTGCTATCGGGTTTCTTCTGCCAATTAATTTACCTCCTATTTACACACCTTATTTATCAGTTGCAATATTGGCTGCATTAGATTCAGTTTTTGGAGGAATAAGGGCAAGTCTTGAACATAAATTCAATAATGCAATATTTATTTCAGGTTTTTTTGGCAATGCAATTATAGCGGCTGGATTAGCTTATATCGGTGATGTATTGGGTGTTCCTATATATTTAGCTGCTATATTTACATTTGGAAGCAGATTGTTTACTAATTTTGCTTATATCAGAAGGTATATGTTAAGTAATTTTTCTAAAAAACAGTAATCTCCGGGGGGAGGAGAACAAATGAATGATGTTATTACTGGAATTGATTTAGGGACTTCAAAAGTTTGTACTATAATTGGACAAAGTGATAAAAATGGTGAGATTCAGATTATTGGGATAGGTAATTATCCCTGTAATGGCGTAAAAAAAGGGGTGGTTGTGGACATTGATACAACTGCATTCGCAATCAAAAAGTCGATTGAACAGGCGGAAAGGATGGCTAATCAAAAGGTTTTGTCTGTATATCTTAAGATACCCGGTGGACTTACAAAAGTTTATCGAAACAGGGGTCTTGTGGCGGTAACACGTGAAGATAGAGAAATAACACATCAAGATGTTGAAAGGGTTTTGCAAGCGGCAAGGATTATTGCAATTTCTTCAGACAAGCAAATAATAGATATCATTCCAATGGAGTACATAGTTGATGGCTATGGTGAAATCAGAGATCCCGTAGGTATGGCGGGTTTGAGGCTTGAAGTTGATGCAGCGATAGTTACAGGAAGCGTGACAGCCGTACAGAATATGGAAAAATGCGTAAAAAGAGCAGGCTTTGATGTTGCAGGAATAGTTGTAGAACCATTAGCGACAACAGAGGCTGTTATGACAAAAGATGAAAGAGAGTTGGGAGCAGCACTTATTGATGTTGGAGCTGGTATAACCGATATATCCGTTTTTAAATCCGGTAACATGGTTTATTCTGCTTTAATTCCTGTCGGCGGTGATCATATAACAAATGACCTTTCAGTCGGATTAAAGATTTCATGTGAAGAAGCTGAAAATATTAAGAAGAAATATGGAAGTGTTTTAAGAGTAGTGGAGGGTGATTCTAATAAAATAAAAATATCCAATATAACAAACAAAAATTTATCTGAAATAAGTATAAATGAAATTGTAGATATAATTGAAGCAAGGGTTAGTGAGATTTTGTCTATTGCCTATGAACAGATGAATAAGTCTGGGGTAATGGAGTTAGTATCAACAAATATTGTTATAACTGGAGGAGGAATAACATTTTTAAAGGGATCCGGTGAATTAGCACAGGAAATTTTTAATAAAAACGTCAGAATTGGGGTTCCTGATATTATTGGTGTTTCAACACCTGTTTATTCTGCGGGTGTTGGTATAATAAAATACATGAATGGACATAAAAAAAATACATATAAAAACCAAAATGAAACGACAAAAACCAAAAGAAAAATGGGTAGTAGACTAATAAACAAAATAAAAGAAATTTTTAATGATTTTTGGGCATGAGGAGGTTTTAAAATGATAGGAATAGAAACAGCCATGGAGCAATTTGCAAGTATAAAAGTTATAGGTGTAGGCGGTGGCGGTGGGAATGCTGTCAACAGGATGATTGATGCTGGTTTAAGAGGTGTGGAATTTATAGCAATAAATACGGATAAACAGGCATTATATATGTCAAAAGCCGAAAATAAAATTCAGATAGGTGAAAAATTGACTAAAGGTCTTGGCGCCGGGGCAAATCCGGAGATTGGGAAAAAGGCGGCAGAAGAAACAAAAGATGAGATAGAAAAAATGATAAGCGGTGCTGACATGGTTTTTATAACAGCCGGAATGGGCGGAGGAACAGGAACTGGAGCTGCTCCTATTGTTGCTGAGGTTACAAGGGAACTTGGCATATTGACTGTTGGGGTTGTAACAAAGCCTTTTACATTTGAAGGTCGTAAAAGGATGACACATGCAGAAATGGGGATAGCAGATTTAAAGAAACATGTCGATGCACTTGTGACTATACCTAATGATAGGTTATTGCAGGTTGCAGAGAAAAAGACTTCCATGATAGATGCTTTTAAAATGGCTGATGATGTTTTACGACAAGGTGTACAAGGAATATCAGATCTTATAGCTGTTCCCGGTCTTGTAAATGTAGATTTTGCAGATGTAAAAACTATAATGATGGAAACCGGACTTGCACATATGGGTATTGGAATTGCCTCAGGTGATAATAAGGCTACAGAGGCAGCGAAACAGGCAGTTCAAAGTCCTCTATTAGAAACTTCAATACAGGGTGCAAGAGGTATTTTATTGAATATAGCTGGTGGCTCAAACTTAAGTATTTTTGAAGTAAATGAAGCAGCTAATTTCATATATGAAACGGCTGACACTGATGCCAATATAATATTTGGTGCTGTTATAGATGAATCATTAGAAGATCAATTAAGAATCACAGTTATTGCCACTGGTTTTGAAAAGAAATTACAAGATAATAAAAATAGTAAAGCTTCTAAAACTGAAAAATCACATCATGAAACAAAAGAAATTGATGAAACTATTCAGATAGATAGTTATGACCTTGATATTCCAACATTTTTGAGAAGAGGCAAAAGGTAAAATATCTTCTCCTCCATGCTAATAATTTTGGAGGAGTTTTTTTTTATATTTAAAATATAACATTATATTACAAAAAAGGAAATAAAAATAGAAAAATATTTTTTGCAATATGAAATGTAGATACCATAAAATTACATTATTAATGTAATTTTTTTATTATAATATGAATAAAAGGATATTATGTGAATATACATTTGTTAGACAAATAATTTTTTGATGGGGATGGTAAAAATTGTATGTTGATATACTTTTTGTAGAAAATTTTTTGATTAACTATATTATTTTATATTTGACAAAAAGATTTTCGAAAAACGATACAAAAAATATCAATTTATTTTTCGGTTCATTATGTGGATCACTATATATTTTGACGATTTTTTTATCTGTGCCCCATATATTTTATTCATTTTCAGCAAAAATAATTATATCATTTTTAATAATTGCAATATCTTTTAAGATACAAAGGATAGCTGATTTTATAAGACTTTTAAGTATATTTTATCTGATTACTTTTATTATTGGGGGTACGGCATTTGCACTTATATATTTAGTTAATTTTAATTTTAATCAAATAATAATTAGTGCAATTATTATTTCTGTATTATTAATATATATAAATTGGGGTTACATTACAAAAAGAAATACGAATAGTGTTTTGATTCATGTTTTGAAGATAAATGTACTGAATATGAGCAGGGATATAAAAGCAATTATTGACACAGGCAATTCATTATGTGACCCATTATCAAATCGTCCTGTTATTGTAGTGGAATATGATGCCATAAAAGAACTTTTGCCTGAAGGGATTAAAATGCTTTATAAAAATGGACAGTTTAACGACCTTTTTAAAATTCCGGATGTTATACATGAAGATGGGTGGATAAATAGATTAAGGATTATACCATTTATGTCCTTAGGAATGGATAAGGGGTTATTATTAGGCTTTAAACCTGATTTTGTAAATGTTGATAATAATAAAAAAGACATTAAAGATGTAATTGTTGGGATATGTTTTAATAAACTTAACAAATCAGGAGAATATGAGGCTTTAATAGGTCCGGAAATACTATGTTAATGGAGGTGTATTAAATGAATTTAAAAACAAAAATTAAACTTTCAATGCAATTAATAATCATAAAGATGCTGGAAAAGCTGAATATAAGAAAATCAATTTTTTATATCGGAGGAAGTGAAGCATTGCCTCCACCTTTGAAAGCTGATGAAGAAACATTTTTGATTTCAAAAATGGCGGAAGGCGATAATGCAGCAAAAACCATGCTTATAGAAAGAAATCTAAGACTTGTTGTATATATTGCAAAAAAGTTTGAAAATACAGGAATAGGAATTGAGGATTTAATATCAATCGGTACGATAGGGCTTATAAAAGCTGTAAATACATTTAATCCAAATAAAAACATAAAGCTGGCAACATATGCTTCCAGGTGTATAGAAAATGAAATTTTAATGTATTTAAGGAGAAACAATAAAACAAAAATGGAGGTTTCTTTTGATGAACCTTTAAACATTGATTGGGATGGTAATGAGCTTCTTTTATCGGATATATTAGGTACTGATAATGAGCTGGTTTATAAAATGATTGAAGATGAGGTTGATAAACAGTTGCTCTTTACAGCGATTAGAAGACTTTCGGATAGAGAAAAAAGAATTATAGGTTTGAGGTTTGGACTTGGCGGAGGTGTGGAAAAAACTCAAAAGGAAGTAGCAGACATGCTGGGAATATCTCAATCTTATATTTCAAGATTGGAAAAGAGAATTTTAAAAAGATTAAAGAAGGAAATAAACAAATTGGTATAGTATGATGTTAAAAAATACTGTATAAATTTTATTCCGCAGGTAATACTTTTTAATAAGCAATACATTTGGAGGAAAGGCATATGAATAATAAAGTAGAAATCTGCGGAGTTAATACATCAAAATTACCTGTTTTAAAAGGTGCCAAACAGAAGGAACTTTTAATTAAAATGAAAAGTGGTGATACCAAAGCAAGGGAAGAGTTTATAAACGGCAATCTGAGGCTTGTATTAAGTGTTATTCAGAGGTTCAATAATCGTGGAGAATATGTTGATGATTTATTTCAAGTAGGATGTATAGGTCTTATTAAAGCAATCGATAATTTTGATTTAAGCCAGAATGTACGGTTTTCCACATATGCAGTACCCATGATTATAGGTGAAATAAGAAGGTATTTAAGGGATAATAATTCTATAAGGGTAAGCAGGTCTTTAAGAGATGTAGCTTACAAAGCATTACAGATAAGAGATAAATTAATTAATGCAAACTCAAAAGAACCCAGTGTCAGTGATATAGCTAAAGAATTAAATATTCCAAGGGAAGAGGTGGTTTTTGCACTTGATGCCATACAAGATCCGGTTTCATTATTTGAGCCAATATATCATGATGGTGGAGATGCATTGTATGTTATGGATCAAATAGGTGACGAAAAAAATACTGACGAGGTGTGGTTGGAACAAATTGCTCTAAAAGAGGCTATCAGAAAATTGAATGACAGAGAAAAATTAATTTTGACACTTAGATTTTTTGAAGGGAAGACACAAATGGAGGTAGCAAAGGAAATAGGAATTTCTCAAGCACAGGTTTCAAGGCTTGAAAAATCAGCATTAACCCATATGAGAAAATATATATAGCTTACCAGGAATGGTAGGCAATTTTTTTTCATATATAGTATTAATGATAAATTATACATTAGGAGGTACGCAACAGCTACCTTATTTCAGACAAACCTTGACAAAAGATGATAAATATTATACGATAATTTTATGGAATTGTTAACTATAAGCAAAGCAGCAAAGAAAATAGGTGTCCATCCCAACAGCCTGCGCAACTGGGAAAAGCAAGGTTTAATCAAGCCTGTCCGTTTGCCAAGTGGTCAGCGCCGATACTCCATAGACGAACTCAATAAGCTATTGCAGTCCGGACAGATAAACACTGGGCAGGAAGACGTTGTTTTATATGCCCGGGTATCCACCAAAAAGCAGGCGGATGCCGGCAATTTAAACAGACAATTGGAAAGACTGAGGCAATATGCTAATGAATCAAATTACCATGTTGTTGCCGAGTTCACCGACATAGCCAGCGGCTTAAATCAGAAGCGCCGTGGATTGACAAATGTATTTAAGCTGGCTGAACGTGGTGAATACAAGAAACTTATAATCGAATATCCCGATCGACTGACACGATTTGGGTATTCATACATCGAACGGCATTTGCATTATTGTGGTGTAGAGGTAATCGCCACATCTGAGAAAGAATTAGAAGACGCACAATCCGAGCTGGTCAGGGACTTATTGGCGATAATCACTTCTTTTTCAGCTAAGCTGTATGGCACCAGAGGAGGTAAAAAGATAAGGCAGGGTTTCCGGGAACTGATAACGGAGGTGAAGTCAGATGAAGAAAAAGAATAACAATTTAAATAATGATATA
This is a stretch of genomic DNA from Aceticella autotrophica. It encodes these proteins:
- the ftsZ gene encoding cell division protein FtsZ translates to MIGIETAMEQFASIKVIGVGGGGGNAVNRMIDAGLRGVEFIAINTDKQALYMSKAENKIQIGEKLTKGLGAGANPEIGKKAAEETKDEIEKMISGADMVFITAGMGGGTGTGAAPIVAEVTRELGILTVGVVTKPFTFEGRKRMTHAEMGIADLKKHVDALVTIPNDRLLQVAEKKTSMIDAFKMADDVLRQGVQGISDLIAVPGLVNVDFADVKTIMMETGLAHMGIGIASGDNKATEAAKQAVQSPLLETSIQGARGILLNIAGGSNLSIFEVNEAANFIYETADTDANIIFGAVIDESLEDQLRITVIATGFEKKLQDNKNSKASKTEKSHHETKEIDETIQIDSYDLDIPTFLRRGKR
- the sigG gene encoding RNA polymerase sporulation sigma factor SigG; translation: MNNKVEICGVNTSKLPVLKGAKQKELLIKMKSGDTKAREEFINGNLRLVLSVIQRFNNRGEYVDDLFQVGCIGLIKAIDNFDLSQNVRFSTYAVPMIIGEIRRYLRDNNSIRVSRSLRDVAYKALQIRDKLINANSKEPSVSDIAKELNIPREEVVFALDAIQDPVSLFEPIYHDGGDALYVMDQIGDEKNTDEVWLEQIALKEAIRKLNDREKLILTLRFFEGKTQMEVAKEIGISQAQVSRLEKSALTHMRKYI
- a CDS encoding IS607 family transposase: MELLTISKAAKKIGVHPNSLRNWEKQGLIKPVRLPSGQRRYSIDELNKLLQSGQINTGQEDVVLYARVSTKKQADAGNLNRQLERLRQYANESNYHVVAEFTDIASGLNQKRRGLTNVFKLAERGEYKKLIIEYPDRLTRFGYSYIERHLHYCGVEVIATSEKELEDAQSELVRDLLAIITSFSAKLYGTRGGKKIRQGFRELITEVKSDEEKE
- the murA gene encoding UDP-N-acetylglucosamine 1-carboxyvinyltransferase → MVGENKLKGELRIKGAKNSVLPILAATLLNKGISILHDCPALKDVYSMIEILKHLGCTVKFIGSDIIVDSSGIIDNHIPDELMRTMRSSIFLMGALVSRNNTAVISFPGGCDIGHRPIDLHLKSLRKLSIMIKESYGYINCESKRIKGCDIHLDIPSVGATENIMLASVMADGITTIGNAAKEPEIEDLQKFLNSMGAKVSGAGSNTIVIEGVKSLHDVEYKIIPDRIVAGTYLIAAAMTSSEIVLTNVIKNHLESLISKLNESGFAIKTGNDYIKLFSNKRPKAIDMIITLPYPGFPTDLQAQMTSLLSIAEGTSIVTETIFDNRFKYTEELVRMGADIKVDGRIAVIKGVKNLTGTSVVARDLRGGAALVIAGLGASGITIVEDIEHINRGYENFDENLRSIGANIEKMM
- a CDS encoding DUF881 domain-containing protein; its protein translation is MKKNVYISIAFVCIVLGIMLSIEFKTIKNGGTVALQRAEDLTNKLKEVQSERDVLKKQLADLENKINTYEESASKTSAITKSLKDDLIKYKELAGLIDVQGPGVIVTINDSQKAVQPGGNANPFLVHDEDLLKVVNELRSAGAEAISLNDERLISTSEIRCVGPTVNVNSSRFAAPYVIRAIGSPETLEAALKLKGGVVDTLSNWGIEVNIKKSNNILVKKFNGVISFKYAKPIYEGENK
- the spoIIGA gene encoding sigma-E processing peptidase SpoIIGA, translated to MYVDILFVENFLINYIILYLTKRFSKNDTKNINLFFGSLCGSLYILTIFLSVPHIFYSFSAKIIISFLIIAISFKIQRIADFIRLLSIFYLITFIIGGTAFALIYLVNFNFNQIIISAIIISVLLIYINWGYITKRNTNSVLIHVLKINVLNMSRDIKAIIDTGNSLCDPLSNRPVIVVEYDAIKELLPEGIKMLYKNGQFNDLFKIPDVIHEDGWINRLRIIPFMSLGMDKGLLLGFKPDFVNVDNNKKDIKDVIVGICFNKLNKSGEYEALIGPEILC
- a CDS encoding cell division protein FtsQ/DivIB, with product MENNTQARKKRFIIILSIIIILFLIYFIMFQSPIFKLKNIEVDGNKNLSYNDIISLTGIYKGMYIFKINSFEIKKRLLLNSFIKDADIEIKYPSSIIIKVEERKLVAQIPYNTNYIYIDDEGVAVKENEYDSKLPIINGIKIKKYEIGKKIDGIFDNNDMAKLLKIIYNKDIYKNITVIDKNNLMIKTKTGINIAFNNVNDVAYSIKFSELILNDLEKKGYDKGTIQISKNNNPVFLP
- the ftsA gene encoding cell division protein FtsA produces the protein MNDVITGIDLGTSKVCTIIGQSDKNGEIQIIGIGNYPCNGVKKGVVVDIDTTAFAIKKSIEQAERMANQKVLSVYLKIPGGLTKVYRNRGLVAVTREDREITHQDVERVLQAARIIAISSDKQIIDIIPMEYIVDGYGEIRDPVGMAGLRLEVDAAIVTGSVTAVQNMEKCVKRAGFDVAGIVVEPLATTEAVMTKDERELGAALIDVGAGITDISVFKSGNMVYSALIPVGGDHITNDLSVGLKISCEEAENIKKKYGSVLRVVEGDSNKIKISNITNKNLSEISINEIVDIIEARVSEILSIAYEQMNKSGVMELVSTNIVITGGGITFLKGSGELAQEIFNKNVRIGVPDIIGVSTPVYSAGVGIIKYMNGHKKNTYKNQNETTKTKRKMGSRLINKIKEIFNDFWA
- a CDS encoding small basic family protein; amino-acid sequence: MILIILLSLVLGLAIGFLLPINLPPIYTPYLSVAILAALDSVFGGIRASLEHKFNNAIFISGFFGNAIIAAGLAYIGDVLGVPIYLAAIFTFGSRLFTNFAYIRRYMLSNFSKKQ
- the sigE gene encoding RNA polymerase sporulation sigma factor SigE; this translates as MNLKTKIKLSMQLIIIKMLEKLNIRKSIFYIGGSEALPPPLKADEETFLISKMAEGDNAAKTMLIERNLRLVVYIAKKFENTGIGIEDLISIGTIGLIKAVNTFNPNKNIKLATYASRCIENEILMYLRRNNKTKMEVSFDEPLNIDWDGNELLLSDILGTDNELVYKMIEDEVDKQLLFTAIRRLSDREKRIIGLRFGLGGGVEKTQKEVADMLGISQSYISRLEKRILKRLKKEINKLV